GCTTCTCAATGAAGCTGTGTTGAGATTCTTCTTCTGTATTTGGTGTCTCATTCATAAAGAGATCAAATAAAAATGCTGCTACGAAGGGGACTTTTCAGAGATGGACAAATATGGCCGGACAATTGCTGTCACTCGCTCGGTGAAAAACATTCCTTGGTGTGTACAGTAACAATCTCAGGTTTCATTGGGGGAGTGGAAAATGTTGCTCAATGTGGTAGTAAATACTCACTGCGCACATGCTCAGGAATTCACTTGCTCAGAAAGCGTGATAAACAGAGTCAAAAGAAGACAAGCATTTTGGGACAGTACAATAACTTGGCCATGCATATCCCCCACTCAATTAGAGACCCACCATGGAAACAAGTGTGTACATGTGCGCTGAAAAATGCTTACATGTAACACACATAGGGCATTGTCCCCAACCCGTTTTTTCTTTCATCATCCATGTGTGTTTACAATCTCCTCTCTGGCAAAAAAAAAATACTCTGCATCACTCACAGCACAGGTTAGTCACAACACCTGTCTGACTTTGGTGCTAGAAAGCAGGCAATGCCAAGGCTGTGTTGATATggccagagacacacagagagccctCGGGTCATTCTGTTGATCAGATAAAAATGTGTTTCATGCTTTTTTAGCTAGCAGTGACCTAGCTAGTTGTTTTGTAAAGTGCAGGCTGTATCTGCTCAACTCTTCCCACGCAGTTAAGCTTggggagggtggtggtgggggtgagggtgagggggGTAATGGAGTCACTACTTTGTTATGAGGCCCTGTGTGTGCGCCAGCGCAGCGCCGGGTTCAGGAGGGTGCTTGTGTTCCCTGCTCTGAACTCCAGCAACCCTTCAGCGAACtagagcgagtgagagagggagggagagagagaaagagggtgagtgaGTGAGCAAGATAACATGCACCGTTTGACCTTGCTGCCAACAGGGTGGAAAGCTGTGCTGTTGTGCCCCTCCATCTGTGATACGACCCACACCGGGCCTCTAGCCTCATTTGCGTTGATGTGACAACAACACCCAACCCCTCCCACATTGAAAACCCCTCACCCATGTTCTTTTCTACTTGAGCAATCTGATAAGGGAGGGAGAGCTGGTGCCAGGTGTATCTCCAGAGCAGGAAAACTAATCCTCTGTGCTCCCCAATAGGAAAGTGTTATTAGGCTTTGTGTGCGCCAATCACTAACCAGCTAGGCTGTCACTACGATTACAACATGTTTCCCGCAAAAGGGGGTGTAAACAAATATCAAACCAGAACAGGGTTCACTTTGAGAAATACCACCCACCTCTGTAGAACTATGTAGGCCGTGGGCTGCATTTACTAAGACCCCCTGATCTAAGCTTGCTAACTAGGCTAATGGTGCGTTTGGATGGTTCTCTGGATCTCGTGTCTCCCAGTTGGTGAAGTCATAACTATGACATAAATGCATTTGAGTGCTTTTGTATTTGGACAACTCTTCAACCAATGAGATTTTAGCTAGATGGTTAAGCAAGCTAGCATTGCTAATAATACATGAGTTAGCATGCTTACATTGCAATGTGTCAAACCATAGACTGTATGGGTCAAACTACActcggcctcccgagtggcacagtgctagctgtgccactagagaccctggttcgaatccaggctctgtcgtagctggccgtgaccgggagacccatggggcagcgcataattggccctgcgtcgtccagggtaggggagggaatggccggcagggatgtagagcatggtgtttgcaacgccagggttgtgggttcaattcccatgggaggccagtatgaaaaataaaataatgtatgcactaactataagagcgtctgctaaaatgatttttaaaaattaaaatttTAAACTATCTGCATTATCAAGATTGTAAATGGCTTTGTTTTACCATTATTTAGTCGGAAAGGTGAAAGGTCAGTGATTAAAGTCACAACGTGTAAACTGGTAATTCTGGCACAAATTTCCCACTTTGAACTCCGACTCGAGGGTCGTTCTAGTAGTTATTTCCGACTCACAATCTTTTAGCTCGGAATTTCCGACACCACTGAGGCACAAGTTGAAATATTTTCaaccccataatgcaacacactttgaaaggtggTGACCAACGATGGTCGCCAACTTGACAAAAATGACCCACTCGAACGCGCCCAAGTGCTTAAAAAATTAGAAGAGTGAAAAATCATGCAGGGTGACTAATAAAAGTGATAGAATAAAATGTAGATAAAATCTTACAAAAATCTTATGTTCATTATTTGTATTGTAATGGGTTGCTCCTTTAACGTTACAGAATTGCATTTGGTCCATAATATCTTCCTCATTGTCATAGTGGATTTAAAAAAGGAATACCATATTTGAACATTCTTAATGTGTTTTCTTACCGTCCAACGATAAACAACTGTTCGAATTTACATACTCTAGTGGATTTGAGTATCGGcaatctgattggccagtgagagaGGTGGACGGGTACAGGATGCAAACCAGATAGATGAGTACAGCAGTGTTGATCTCTGCATGTACAGAGGAGGCACAAATGACCATCCCATGTCCACCTGGCCGCCCATGTGGCTGGCTTCCTTCCCAGGGGGCAATGGGGCCATGGAGTGACTGACCTCCTACAGGTATTACACATTGATGTGTAAGCTTCGCTGATGGTTAACTGCTCACTGCGTAATCACGGCAACAAGGACACGGTCTCTTGAACCGATTTCGTGTACTATATTTCTTTCAACCTCATCGATTTCTCCACGCATATTTAGACTTTGTAGCCATAAACGTGTTATTCCGCTGTGACCATGGACCACAAATACCTGCAAAACAAGCACAGGGTGGGATATTTGAGTTTTGACATCTTGATTGGTCATCTTGAGAGGGTCAGATTACTGTAAGGTTAAGGTTGATGGAAAATGTGTCAATTTCTGTGCAACTCAATCCTCAGTACACGACAtgacacgaacaatcacacacaacactcaaCAGTCctgggctatataggggtggtgatgagatgatgaggtgcaggtgcgctggacgtgattagggtgcgttgggtttccattccggtgttgccgaggtggtgcgctcagaccggtggctcagtagaccggcgaatcagagcaccagaggggagcaacgggaggagacgtgacagtgtgTTTGATTTTACTATCCttttggggaccagaagtcctcaaaAGGATATTAAAAGAAGGAACATTTTGCTCGTCACAAGGAAAAATGATATTTTAGGCCTTTcctaggggttaggtttagggttacaattagggttagaattagcgttagggttaggtttcggATTAGGGGTTTCGGgtttgggttaggggttaggaaaaATTGGactttgaatgggaatcaattgtttggtccccacaaggatagtaaaacaaatgtgtgtgtgtccttgtgtgtgtcATCTGATCATGTCATCTTGTCATGTGACTGTAGCTTCTCATGTTTTCAGAAACTACAGTCATTGTGCCACCTACTGGATACAGGGCTGTCTATAGCTCATGCAGGGCcttattcataaagcgtctcagggtaacattaggagtgctgatctatgaTCAGATTTGACTTTTTAGATCGCATCACAAGATTAGATGGACAGGgggtacctgatcctagatcagcatgcCTATTCTGAGATGCCTCATGAATACCAGCCCTGGctcaaataaatacatttggaTTTAACATTCAGTGTACCTTGCCCCAAATGACTGATTGTGCACACTGTCGACGCATATTGGATGTAGTGTAGATTAACAGTGTAACAGTCAGTGGCGACagatcattcagggcaggtggggcagagccattgagttaataaagacgCATACAAACCTGGTctctttttttgctttcttgagtaaggcagctccaaaatgcaggtgtttcagcctagctcagtgctttttgTGGTTGTgcggcagccagcggaaaatacggagtgtaggggttggtaatgttctctagttgcaccgtgattggctcagtgttctttCACTCATGAGGACACTACGTCGCCGCAAAATCTATGGGGAGAGAAATTattaagagaaattatagataaaacgtatcggtgctcctCGGCCAttagacataaacattacacaacaagttggaaatcgcaaattcaccaatgagtggtttggaaagaatcagtggctaactgcaagcattgcaaagcaatcattagccttcagtggagtgggtgtgtggtccaagtctgggtttaagggtctcttttccaagcttaaaaggataaacgtTCAACAttagccatgctgtcaatccagcatgacttctgctgcgttcaaaacaactagaaactcggaactgggaaatctcagacttcagtgagttcaagacaactgggaactcagaaaaaattagctccaactgggaaaatacgttttgaacggtcatctaaatcggaattccaagtcgggaactcgggcctctttctagagctccgacctgaagatcactgacgtcatgattcgaccttgttttttctcgggttcccagttgtcttgaaagcaccataaatccagagaatgccagactttgatgacaaagtttgatgacaaaatttgcccacgaaggccaacttcctgttcaagtgagcacagcacaacaaggggagtcaaaaatgtattgtatgctgctgcataaattatgtaatatgccagggagatatgtatactgtagctaagaaagtaatactaagtgtatgtttctgtagtaagctgttagtagcccatgtgccttgccctaataatttggtcccttttcccctcataacttagcctactgttctgacttggtggtgcacatgtagcccatagcctgttttagagaaatgtaatcatcatatattgtaagagctttcattgtctgcgtATATACCccttttatttatcctatggttctgacttggtgtacagggagaatactgtaagaacggcccatgttctgaattctgtcgctgtacgtttcaaaagtgctgaacaaatagttatattgactacgtccgtcctagctcacttattaatgtcttaatcgaaattacggattgcctcttatccgcttgtcatccccttatgccatagtttgtatgtctcaattgtcagtagaaaccacatttatttaagcaagtcagctATATCAGCTATTtatttttaaaggcagtaaatgaggttgaatgaactgtttctctgccagacaaggctccactgcCCCATCaatatttacatgctaaaatcgccactggtaaCAGTAGCACCACCCACTGGATTAGTAGCCTATTGTATGTCATGAATGAAATAGGCCTACTGCAAGTTTATCAATTCCACTTGTGACAGAAAGCAGCCAAGTCactcatattatattatgttaaTGCTTCCCAAAGGAAACATGGTGTGTCAGGCTCAGTCAATCATATCCTGTTGCATCTAAAACATAAAGGTAACGGTGTAAAATGATTCTGAAATAATAGGCCTAATAATAGTGAAATAGGTCTAGAGTTGTGTTACACCTGAAatgcaaaaaaacaaaatgtCAGTGTCTGTTATTTATTCAGCAACAATCCAAAAAAATTGATACAAAATTACCCGACAAAGTTACATCATCACCACAGAATCATTCGCATCCACGTGGCTATGCAAAAGCGTAAAAGCAGGAAGCCAAATCGgcagttatttttttattgtcgCTGTCATGTGTCATTTGAACTATTAGCCTGGACTTTTGATGTTGCAATTTGGTAGAGAAAACGTGCAATTTATAGCGTCGGGAAAGTAACACGTTTAATGTAACTATTGCTGTTTTATCattcttttcattttgataaaTAATTTACGTGCGTAGGATGACTACCATCTACGAAGAGAATGATCCAAATTCTTTGGAGCTTGTGGAAGGTCTTGGTCAAGATAACGGTCAAGAGGAGTTCGACTTCTCCTACCTGTTTTTGTACAACCCATCTGAGGATGACTTTCGCGGGAATGAAGGTAAGGGTGCGAACATTTTCCATAAGTGCAATCAATATGTTCCGACAAATCTTTTGGTGTTAAAATAATAAAGGTTTAAATTGGagtttataacatttttattCAGGATTTACAAAACAAAAGTAGCCTTATCATGTAATCATATTTTGTACACTACTCAGAAAAGGCTACAGTCACAAAACGAAATGTAAAATAGATTTCAATTAGCTTTTTCTTGCTTGTACAAATCCATGGTTTTGTGATTGAGTTTATATTTAGCCAGGTTGAACCAGTGGTGAATGATGGAGTCACTCCGTCAATTTAAAACACATGCTATTTTAGGAACATGTTTCCTATTATTGCTTGGAATTGCCTGATGTccataaaaaaatatttggtaACAAAATTCGTAAGAACAAAAAATATTGTCACTAAAATGGCAGGCGTATGGTAATtagtaaaacaaaaataaatcccATTCTGATCCTGAAATGGTGCAATCCATGATGCACTCCCCTAAATGAGTACTCCCTTCATTCTTCCATATTCTTTACAGACAACTCAAGGGTTCTCCCTCACGATGGTCACAACCCTCCATCTATGGTGCCCTACCCTTGTGATGACAGTTCCAGTTGTGCCCCTACAACCTCCAGCCAGTCCTCCTACTACCATGGGCCTGTCACTGACTGCCTGTCTGGGCCTGGGTTTAACTCGCTGGATTTCCCCTCCAGGCCAGGGGGTGCTCCCTCCCCCAGCCCTAGGATTGAGATCACCCCGTCTGGGGACCCTTACCGGACTCAGCCCCTGGATGCCAGCCCCAGATCCACGGCCCTGACTGTGCCTGGCTATGAGAACACAGCCTATCGAGAGCCCCAGTGCCTAAGCCCTGCCAGCAGCAACTCCTCTACGGGCTGGCTGTCCGAGGCCTGCTCTCCCCGGGCCTCGCCTTGTGTATCTcctagtggtggtggtgggggtgggggcgcGGTGGGCTTGACCACCTCGGACCACCTCCAGGGCATCAACATGTCCTCGGCTCACTCCTCCCCAGGGACCTCCCCGTGCACCAGCATCACAGAGGAGACGTTCCTGGTACTGCAAAGTCAGCGGTCATCCTCCCCCCACTCCCATACTCACCCGCGCTCTCGTTCCGCCTCTCCCCAGGGCAAACGCACCTACGACCAGTACAGCGCCCCCAGCCTGGGGACCACCAGCAAGCAGCAGCTCTCCCGGAGCCCCAGCCCCTCGCCCCACCACCCCCAAGGACCCCAGGCCCAGGCTGACCCCCAGGCCAATGCCTCTCAGCAGGCTCCCAGCCTTGAAGAGGGGTTGAGCAGCCTCAGCTCCAGCCTCAGCTCCAGCCTGCCCAGGGCGGTGCCCTCCAAGATAGTGCGGCCCAGTGTGGAGTGCTATACGTACAGAGAGAGCCAGGGGGATGGCTGTGTGCATCCCATGGagcaggggaggagaggcagAGCTGGGGCTGAGACCTACATCCTCCCCACATCTGTTTGGCCAGTTCCACTAGCCCACGGAGCCTTCAGGTATAATGTGCTACGGGAATGATGATCCCTCATAAGAATGACTCTGTAATTACAGGCTATGTACAGAAGCAGTATTAGGAAAACCTTATTTCATTTGAAATTGTGATTTCATGTTCTGATATGTGATCTgtaattttgtgtgtgtgttatggcaGGAAATGTTACACTAATGATCTAACTCCGCTATAACCattgaaatctctctctctctcccctcttcagtAGCAtctctgtgccatctctgcccccTCTAGATTTGCAATTGCCCAGTCACTCAGACCAGTATGAGCTCTGTCTGGAGCAGCAGCCTAAACAGCACCACCGTGCCCACTACGAGACAGAGGGCAGCAGGGGGGCAGTCAAAGCACCCGGCGGAGGACACACTGTGGTTCAGgtactgggggaggggggagggggaatgtgtgtgtgtctgtgttaaatCTAGGTATGTGGGGATGGTTGTTGACAATGTGCCTGTGTGGATGTTTGAGTGTGTAAATGTATCGTGCAGCTTGTACTCCCGTGTGTATAAATGTGTCTGTGGTGGTATTTCCTTGTCATTATGTCACCCTGTCTGTCTCAGCTGCACAGCTACAATATGTAAATAAACATCCTTGTATCAGCCTGCATTATTAGGACTACACCCATTCAACCACAAAACCAGCACAGCACAGTTAAACCAACATAGGGCGTTTTCACACTTGAAGTTCGGTACCTTGGTTCGGTTTCTTCAAGTTTTTGTGAGAATTCAACAAAATAAGTTTAGCTTTTACAAGATCTGACGATAACCGTTTCAGGGTAGGATTTGCGAGATGCTCATTCTACATGACGTAAGCAAGCTAGCTTGTTTATAACGGGTAAAAAGTTACATGCGACTTGTGCTGCCGCCTCACAATACCTAGTACGCTGGTCTTGGATCTTGGACACGTTACTCACGCATGCTTATTAGCGCAGATCAGGGTACCAAAGACTCTTGGATCCAGATCATACAGGTGATACGTGAAAGCTCCCATACTCTCATGTACTCTTCTTTACAACAAGTTATTTACTACAATGTTCTATTCAAGTAGTTTGAGAGGACGCGCCCTaagtgaaaggagaggaagacTCCCTGTtgaaataaaagttaaataaatgaAAGCAAATGGCTTAGTTTAGTAAGTTGTTTTGTGATCTAGCATCTCACCCTCAAAACCTGCTGGAATTTCCCTCCTTTACTGACAAATGTTTTCCATGTAAAGGTGAACACTTTCAACTTCTCATCCCCAGCAGGCTCTCTAGCAATTGAGCCTTGGATCGAGGTTAACGTTCAGCTTCATATTGGTGGAAAATCCACCAATATGAAGTAGTAGACAGTTCAGAGACATATTGACTAAGCCATTTTGTTTTTGATGTATAGTTACTAACGGAGTGAGCGGTCTTCTCATTCCGTGACGTGAAAGCCAAGGCATTTCTGGGTCCAGGGCAACAGTAGCGATGCTAACCATCTGCTAATCATTAGCCATCTGCTACATATGCAAATAATTATGTCAGGAGTTGGCCTTTCGTAACCTATGAAGTCATTTTCCTTCATGATGTAACAGACAAGAACTGTGATATTGTTGGAGGTATTTAACCCTCGATGATCCCTAAGTAATTATAGATGTCTCCGATTTCAACAGTTTAATATTTTGATGAGTAGGTGTCTAGAATGAATTGTTCTACTGTGGATTACACATTAGAATGAGGTGCACAGTTCAAATTATCAAAATTAGTCAGAGATATGATTATTTACCATCATGTATAAAAGCTGAAGGAATGCTGTGCAGTACAGGGGACACAGTATCGATTTCAACTTCCGAAAGATGTTTTTTTACCTTAAAAAGCAGTCTAATGTCCACATCCTATGTCATTGATTGTGTAGATCCAGCTTTGCCTCAACCCCAGATGAATGGAAAAGAAAGCACCGGGTAAGATTTGGAAAATAAATGGTGCTTATCATTTCTATTTATTCTGGGTTGTGGCATATAGGTGGATATATACAATAGCTGGCTTGGGATGTGGACTTATCTCAACATAAGACCAGTATTGACGTCTGAAAACATCTGTCAAACTTTGGTTTTGGAATATAATGTCCCTTTAAATATCGAATCCGCATTAGGAGAAACAGAAACCCTGTTCGCCCCAgcacttttgttgttgtttttgttctgtGGTTGAAACGGAGGAGAAACTGAGGAGAAACTGAGGAGAGGAGCCTCCGGCAAAGTGCAAAAAAATTTGCAGTACATGTTCTGCTGTTCTATTGCACATGCAATGATGTCGGGGGGAACAGTGTTCGTTGTTTGcggtaacttctttgttgttgtaatatcccaaacggACATGGCAGATTCCAGCTTTAATGGTAaaactgtttgtttgtttgtttgttgacaGCTTCATGGGTACAGAGGCACAGCTCCACTGGGTCTGCTGGTGTTCATCGGAACGGCTGACAAGAGGCTCCTCAAGCCCCATGCCTTCTACCATGTGCACCGCATTATGGGCAAAACCGTCACCACCCCCAGCAATGAGATAATGGTCAATGGCACCAAGGTCCTGGAGATCCCTCTGGAGCCCAAGAACAACATGAGAGCAGTGTATGGAGAGCAGTCTCTAGTACACTAGAGATAgtacagtgtacacacacacacacacacacacacgttttcagAGCTAGGTTATGAAATaattaatcaaataaaatgttcacTTCCCATGTAAAGGATTGACTGTGCTGGGATCCTAAAGCTGAGGAACGCTGACATCGAGCTGAGGACAGGAGAGACCGACATCGGACGGAAGAATACCTGTGTCCGTCTGGTCTTCCGGGTCCATATTCCCCATCCAGGAGGACAGTATGTC
This window of the Coregonus clupeaformis isolate EN_2021a chromosome 10, ASM2061545v1, whole genome shotgun sequence genome carries:
- the LOC121575592 gene encoding nuclear factor of activated T-cells, cytoplasmic 2, yielding MTTIYEENDPNSLELVEGLGQDNGQEEFDFSYLFLYNPSEDDFRGNEDNSRVLPHDGHNPPSMVPYPCDDSSSCAPTTSSQSSYYHGPVTDCLSGPGFNSLDFPSRPGGAPSPSPRIEITPSGDPYRTQPLDASPRSTALTVPGYENTAYREPQCLSPASSNSSTGWLSEACSPRASPCVSPSGGGGGGGAVGLTTSDHLQGINMSSAHSSPGTSPCTSITEETFLVLQSQRSSSPHSHTHPRSRSASPQGKRTYDQYSAPSLGTTSKQQLSRSPSPSPHHPQGPQAQADPQANASQQAPSLEEGLSSLSSSLSSSLPRAVPSKIVRPSVECYTYRESQGDGCVHPMEQGRRGRAGAETYILPTSVWPVPLAHGAFSSISVPSLPPLDLQLPSHSDQYELCLEQQPKQHHRAHYETEGSRGAVKAPGGGHTVVQLHGYRGTAPLGLLVFIGTADKRLLKPHAFYHVHRIMGKTVTTPSNEIMVNGTKVLEIPLEPKNNMRAVIDCAGILKLRNADIELRTGETDIGRKNTCVRLVFRVHIPHPGGQYVSLQVASHPIECSQRSAHQLPTVERQDVDRCSVLGGQQMILTGQNFTSYSKVVFTEKTPDGQQIWEAEASVDRDKSQSSMLFIEIPPYRDHTIYHTAKVNFYVINGRRKRSQAQHFTYTPLTVPSIKTEPVDDIQFGQLGCTVSQILGVSPKSYHHTPSSHLNPNSHKAGMTTLVSCQQASLHDSIVRVSAYQQQDPSVYYPSKSRSLGSSPVLYQEMNHHHHHPVMTHCGSPSQMSNIGSQHYSTLVSQPFHPSHSATNQRVVNIAVPLAQHQHVTMVGDVYRAAASSWKVGAAPEACSSEGQYQGFMQMVVPVLGRSPQLSPRHSPTLAQRGPITGSQSGPVLEKVTVKQENLNQAYLDDVNDIIRNDLTVHSKEQS